The Acipenser ruthenus chromosome 25, fAciRut3.2 maternal haplotype, whole genome shotgun sequence genome has a window encoding:
- the LOC117971357 gene encoding IQ motif and SEC7 domain-containing protein 1-like isoform X5 produces MWNLMWKYCISVRTVSVEGDTPASETGTFLDSPSSYGRGPVTHTSALSPDHFDHPLYGHSTSLGQQRPRRPKLQHSTSILRKQAEEEAIKRSRSLSESYELSTDLQDKQVEMLERKYGGRFITRHAARTIQTAFRQYQMNKNFERLRSSMSENRMSRRIVLSNMRMQFSFEGPEKVHSSYFEGKQVSLTDDGTKIGAIVQSDCGDLGGPASVKSPAAQSDFTDAITELEDAFSRQVKSLAESIDDALNCRSLHPEEGQPDQGRGHPNMEREVAYQLKPSHSVDHRKLDEMTASYSDVTLYIDEEELSPPLPLSPSVDRASSTESDLRLRSANSSQEYWSMTHKDDKVDTDTSCRSTPSLECQEQRLRIDHLPLLTIEPPSDSSVDLSDRSDRGSLTRQNAYDRGVASQQGSPKHISHGIPPRGPSREEEQARHRPRQLDSHLAINGTANRQSKSESDFSDGDNDSINSTSNSNDTINCSSESSSRDSLREQTLSKQTYHKETRNSWDSPAFSNDLIRKRHYRIGLNLFNKKPEKGTQYLIERGFVPDTPVGVAHFLLQRKGLSRQMIGEFLGNRQKQFNRDVLDCVVDEMDFSVMELDEALRKFQAHIRVQGEAQKVERLIEAFSQRYCICNPGVVRQFRNPDTIFILAFAIILLNTDMYSPNVKPERKMKLEDFVKNLRGVDDGEDIPREMLIGIYERIRKRELKTNEDHVSQVQKVEKLIVGKKPIGSLHHGLGCVLSLPHRRLVCYCRLFEVPDHNKPQKLGLHQREIFLFNDILVVTKIFQKKKISVTYSFRQSFSLNGMQILLFENQYYPNGVRLTSAIPGADIKVLINFNAPNPQDRKKFTDDLRESIAEVQEMEKYRIESELEKQKGVVRPSMAQSSGLKKDAGNSTMNRPSLDDSYATGEGLKRSALSSSLRDLSDAGKRGRRSSAGSLDSNMEGSIISSPHMRRRATSTRDCPSRPHQTIPNSSSLLGTLFGSKRGKPSSQGHPVPAPTPPPPQSQHPPLLPHPSSLHHTGPVETQAQMHTHHSQYCPVQQNPPPYHHHHHYHPPQHVQHPPHQYHQHPPYAMHSHTQHSQHAPHHHSQQQPPPPQPSSSSSNKPKHSGISTIV; encoded by the exons CGTGGAGGGTGACACTCCAGCCAGCGAGACTGGCACTTTCCTGGACAGCCCTTCTAGCTACGGTCGAGGACCCGTGACCCACACTTCTGCTCTTAGTCCTGACCACTTTGATCACCCCCTGTACGGACATTCCACATCTCTAGGGCAACAGCGCCCACGGCGACCTAAGCTGCAACATTCTACGTCTATACTGCGCAAGCAGGCAGAGGAAGAAGCAATCAAGCGTTCTAGATCCTTGTCAGAGAGCTATGAACTCTCCACAGATCTACAGGACAAGCAG GTGGAGATGCTAGAGCGTAAATATGGGGGACGTTTTATAACTAGACATGCCGCTCGCACCATTCAGACGGCGTTCCGCCAGTATCAGATGAACAAAAATTTTGAACGACTGAGGAGTTCTATGTCCGAAAATCGCATGTCCAGACGCATTGTCCTGTCCAATATGAGAATGCAGTTTTCCTTTGAAGGGCCTGAAAAAGTCCACAGCTCTTACTTTGAGGGCAAGCAGGTCTCTCTAACCGACGATGGCACCAAGATAGGCGCGATCGTCCAGTCCGACTGTGGTGACCTGGGAGGTCCAGCCAGTGTGAAGTCGCCAGCCGCGCAGAGCGATTTCACGGATGCGATTACAGAGCTGGAGGATGCTTTCTCGAGGCAAGTGAAATCCCTGGCAGAGTCTATCGACGATGCCCTGAACTGTCGTAGCTTGCACCCGGAGGAGGGTCAGCCTGATCAAGGCAGAGGTCATCCCAACATGGAGAGAGAAGTTGCCTACCAGCTGAAACCTTCACACAGTGTGGATCACCGCAAGCTGGATGAGATGACGGCGTCGTACAGTGACGTGACTTTATATATCGACGAGGAAGAGCTCTCCCCGCCTCTTCCTTTGTCTCCATCTGTAGACCGGGCCTCTAGCACGGAATCTGACTTGAGGCTTAGATCTGCTAACTCTTCACAGGAGTATTGGTCTATGACCCACAAGGACGATAAGGTAGACACTGATACAAGCTGCCGAAGCACACCCTCACTGGAGTGCCAGGAACAAAGATTAAGAATAGACCATCTACCTTTACTCACCATAGAGCCGCCTAGTGACAGCTCTGTGGACCTCAGTGACCGATCGGATAGAGGGTCACTAACGAGGCAAAACGCCTACGATCGGGGGGTCGCGAGTCAGCAAGGAAGCCCGAAACACATCTCTCATGGGATTCCTCCAAGAGGCCCTTCTCGAGAAGAAGAGCAAGCAAGACACAGGCCCAGGCAGCTGGATAGCCACTTGGCCATCAACGGCACTGCCAACAGGCAAAGCAAATCAGAGTCGGACTTCTCCGACGGGGACAATGACAGTATTAATAGCACTTCTAACTCGAATGATACAATTAACTGCAGCTCGGAGTCGTCATCCAGAGACAGCTTGAGAGAGCAGACACTGAGCAAGCAGACCTACCACAAGGAAACCCGCAATAGCTGGGACTCGCCCGCCTTCAGCAACGACCTCATCAGAAAGAGGCATTACAGGATTGGATTAAACCTATTTAACAA GAAGCCAGAGAAGGGGACCCAGTACCTGATCGAGCGAGGGTTCGTTCCTGACACGCCTGTGGGTGTGGCCCACTTCCTGCTCCAGAGGAAGGGCCTGAGCAGGCAGATGATTGGAGAGTTTCTGGGGAATCGGCAGAAACAGTTCAACAGGGATGTCCTAGA CTGTGTGGTGGATGAGATGGATTTCTCAGTAATGGAACTGGACGAAGCTCTCCGGAAGTTCCAGGCTCACATCCGGGTCCAAGGAGAAGCCCAGAAAGTAGAGAGGCTTATTGAAGCTTTCAG CCAGCGGTACTGTATCTGCAATCCTGGGGTGGTGAGACAGTTTAGAAATCCAGACACGATCTTCATTCTGGCTTTTGCAATCATACTTCTAAACACGGACATGTACAGCCCCAACGTGAAGCCAGAACGCAAAATGAAACTGGAGGACTTTGTTAAGAATTTACGGG GGGTGGATGACGGGGAAGATATCCCGCGGGAAATGCTGATCGGGATCTACGAGAGGATCCGCAAGCGGGAGCTGAAGACCAATGAAGACCACGTGTCCCAGGTTCAGAAGGTCGAGAAGCTGATTGTGGGCAAAAAACCT ATTGGATCTCTGCATCATGGACTTGGTTGT GTGCTTTCTTTGCCCCATCGAAGGCTGGTTTGTTACTGCAGACTGTTTGAAGTCCCGGACCACAACAAACCTCAGAAACTGGGACTGCACCAGAGAGAGATCTTCCTATTTAATGATATTCTTGTG GTCACAAAAATTTTCCAGAAGAAGAAAATCTCTGTGACGTACAGCTTCAGGCAGTCATTTTCACTGAATGGGATGCAGATTCTCCTCTTTGAAAACCAGT ATTATCCGAATGGAGTAAGGCTTACGTCAGCTATCCCAGGTGCAGACATCAAAGTCCTCATAAACTTCAATGCACCCAACCCCCAGGATCGGAAGAAATTTACAGATGATCTGAGGGAGTCCATCGCAGAGGTCCAGGAAATGGAGAAGTACAGGATAGAAT CTGAGCTGGAGAAGCAGAAAGGAGTAGTGCGTCCAAGCATGGCTCAGAGCTCGGGGCTGAAGAAAGATGCAGGCAACAGTACCATGAACCGACCCAGCCTGGACGACAGCTACGCCACTGGGGAGGGGCTAAAGAGGAGCGCCCTGAGCAGCTCCCTCCGAGACCTCTCTGACGCAG GCAAGCGTGGGCGTCgcagcagtgcaggatcactAGACAGCAATATGGAA GGGTCCATCATTAGCAGTCCTCACATGCGTCGGAGAGCCACCTCGACCCGCGACTGTCCTTCTCGCCCACACCAGACTATCCCTAATTCCTCCTCGCTCCTGGGAACACTTTTTGGCAGTAAGCGGGGGAAGCCGTCCTCCCAGGGCCACCCGGTCCCTGcccccacccctcctcctccGCAGTCTCAGCACCCCCCTTTGCTCCCCCACCCCTCCAGCCTGCACCACACCGGACCTGTAGAGACACAggcacagatgcacacacaccacTCGCAGTACTGCCCCGTCCAGCAGAACCCACCTccctaccaccaccaccaccactaccaCCCACCACAGCATGTCCAGCACCCCCCACACCA